Proteins found in one Manduca sexta isolate Smith_Timp_Sample1 chromosome 8, JHU_Msex_v1.0, whole genome shotgun sequence genomic segment:
- the LOC115440067 gene encoding sodium channel protein para isoform X2 has protein sequence MSQDLGSTGHDARSLFRPFTRESLATIEAQRADGHAKQKRKKKGLEGEVRDEGPQPDATLEQGLPLPVRMQGSFPLELASTPLEDIDSFYHNQRTFMVIDKRKYIYRFSATKALWLLGPFNPIRRAAINILFQPLFSLLIICTILVNCIFMILPLTPTIESTEILFTGIYTLEFVVKVVARGFILNQFTYLRDPWNWLDFILLILAYLTFGIDIENLAVLRALRVFRALKTVAIAPGLRTIADAVIKSIKNLHDVIILIIFSLSVFALIGLQLYMGVLTQKCIKIFPQDGTWGNLTDESWELFTQNETNWYEEDGIYPLCGNSTGAGICESGYVCLQGYGSNPNYGYTNFDTFSWAFLSAFQLMTQDYWENLYKLVLRATGPWHIFFFMVTIILGSFYLLNLILAIVVKSYDKLQKKAEEEKQAKKALMENNRSQTAAEVTEENAEDNEEQPTTCKNCCMKGIDFCCVWDCCWLWVKFQKCLGLLVFDPFFELFIILCLVLNTLFMALDHHDMDRDMERILRTGNYFFITIFGIEAVLKITAMSPKYYFREKWNIFDFTIVMLSLLELALEGVHGLSILRSLRLLRVFRLVKSWPTFNLVMSIVGKTTGALINLTFVLCIIIFIFAVMGMQLFGKNYVDNVDRFPEGDLPRWNFTDFMHSFMMVFRVLCGEWIESMWDCMLVGDITCVPFFVAAVVITNLVLLNLFLALLLSNFSLSAPIADQNTSKLAEAFNRISNFILWIKQCVVNLICASGRNKREKENTATKYDINTDKNKDKQMDCELTHYEYPTQVDDSVSPTSYESHKESAAKKHGEKKKDNNKENTPADCCPVLWYRCFPSLAGDDNSTFWQRWGTLRLKTFKIVENKYFEGVVLTVILLSSLALALEDINLPYRPLLREILFYMDIVFTVIFVIEMLIKWLALGFKEYFTSAWCWLDFIIVVLSLMNHGAAIAGVGDIPLFRSMRTLRALRPLRAVSRWEGMRVVVYALVKAIPSMFSVLLVCLFFWLIFAIIGVQLFAGKFYKCVDMNYTTFSHEFIPDRNACVSENYLWENSPMNFDHIGNAYLSLFQVSTFKGWIQIMNDAIDSREVGKQPIRETNIYMYLYFVLFIIIGSFFTRGLLISVIFNKFKEQKQKAGGSLDMFMTEDQKKYYHAMKMGSKSFKTIPRPKWRLQAKVFDIVTNKKFDMTIMIFIGLNMIVLMFEHYQQSETLSLILDNLNMIFIIIFTIECILKIFALRHHYFLDRWNLFDFVVVVTSVLGLVLSDIIEKYFVSPTLLRIVRLAKIGRVLRLVKSSKGIRTLLHTLAMSMPALFNICLLLFLVMFIYAIFGMSFFMHVKNQSGIDDVYNFKTFGQSMIMLFQISTTAGWDGVLHAITNEEDCELPDKERGSPGNCGSEAIGITYLVSYIILSYFIFINMFIAVILDNYSQATEDVQEGLTEDDYDMFCETWQRFNPDGSQYIRYDQLSDLLDMLEPPLRIPKPNKDKIASLGIPICRGDMMFCCNILEALIKDFFARKGTKIEMPGDAEAKRPDFARSVSKYVDE, from the exons ATGTCTCAGGACTTGGGCTCAACCGGGCACGATGCACGAAGCTTGTTCCGGCCCTTCACACGAGAGTCTTTGGCTACCATCGAAGCTCAAAGAGCTGACGGTCATGCCAAACAAAAACGCAAGAAAAAAGGACTTGAAGGCGAA gtacgtGACGAGGGCCCTCAGCCGGACGCGACTCTCGAGCAGGGTCTCCCTCTGCCGGTTCGAATGCAAGGCTCCTTCCCGCTGGAGCTCGCCTCCACACCCCTCGAGGACATAGACTCTTTCTATCATAACCAGAGG acTTTCATGGTTATAGACAAGCGTAAATATATCTACAGATTTTCGGCAACCAAAGCTCTGTGGCTATTAGGCCCATTCAACCCGATTAGAAGAGCCgcgataaacattttattccaacctttgttttcattattgaTTATTTGCACAATATTAGTCAACTGCATTTTTATGATATTGCCTTTGACACCGACTATCGAAAGTACGGA AATTCTCTTCACCGGGATCTACACTTTAGAATTCGTGGTGAAAGTAGTAGCCAGGGGTTTCATACTCAATCAATTCACGTACCTCAGAGATCCATGGAATTGGCTCGACTTCATCTTATTAATTCTGGC TTATTTAACGTTCGGCATAGATATCGAGAACTTAGCCGTGCTCCGAGCGCTAAGAGTATTCCGAGCCTTGAAGACTGTTGCCATAGCACCag GTTTGAGGACCATTGCTGATGccgtaataaaatcaataaaaaatctacacGATGTGATCATTCTTATAATCTTTTCGCTATCTGTGTTCGCACTGATAGGCCTACAATTGTATATGGGGGTACTGACCCAGAAATGCATCAAAATCTTCCCTCAGGATGGCACCTGGGGTAACCTAACTGATGAAAGCTGGGAACTGTTCACACAGAATGAAA CGAACTGGTATGAAGAAGATGGCATATATCCTTTATGTGGGAATTCAACAGGTGCAGG CATATGTGAATCGGGATATGTCTGCCTTCAAGGATACGGTTCAAACCCTAACTACGGATACACGAATTTTGATACATTCAGTTGGGCATTCCTGTCAGCTTTCCAATTAATGACGCAGGATTACTGGGAGAACCTTTACAAATTG GTACTTAGGGCTACGGGGCCATGGCACATCTTTTTCTTCATGGTGACAATCATATTAGGATCATTTTATCTCTTAAACTTAATACTAGCCATTGTCGTTAAGTCATACGACAAGTTGCAAAAGAAAGCCGAAGAAGAGAAACAGGCGAAGAAAGCTCTTATG GAAAATAACAGATCTCAAACTGCGGCAGAGGTGACCGAAGAAAATG CGGAAGATAACGAAGAACAGCCAACTACGTGCAAGAATTGTTGTATGAAAGGAATAGACTTCTGTTGTGTATGGGACTGCTGCTGGTTGTGGGTCAAATTCCAAAAGTGCCTTGGTTTGTTGGTATTCGATCCGTTCTTCGAACTCTTTATCATTTTGTGTCTCGTCTTGAACACTTTATTCATGGCTTTGGACCATCACGACATGGACAGAGATATGGAGAGGATACTCAGAACTGGTAACTAT TtcttcattacaatatttggtATCGAAGCGGTGCTCAAGATAACAGCTATGagtccaaaatattatttccgaGAAAAATGGAACATTTTTGACTTTACAATCGTAATGTTATCGCTTTTGGAGTTAGCTTTGGAAGGTGTTCATGGATTGTCAATATTACGTTCCCTGCGTTTG ctTCGAGTCTTCAGATTAGTAAAATCATGGCCGACATTCAATTTAGTCATGTCTATAGTGGGTAAGACTACGGGCGCCTTAATTAACCTGACATTTGTATTATGCATCATTATCTTCATATTTGCCGTGATGGGTATGCAACTGTTCGGGAAAAATTACGTAG ACAACGTCGACCGGTTTCCGGAGGGAGACTTACCAAGATGGAATTTCACGGACTTCATGCACAGTTTCATGATGGTGTTCAGAGTACTCTGCGGAGAATGGATTGAGAGTATGTGGGATTGTATGCTGGTTGGAGATATAACCTGTGTACCGTTCTTCGTAGCTGCCGTCGTTATTACCAACCTCGTG CTCTTAAACCTTTTCTTGGCGTTGCTGCTCTCTAACTTCAGTCTATCAGCCCCCATTGCTGACCAGAATACGAGTAAATTGGCCGAAGCCTTTAATCGGATTTCAAATTTCATACTTTGGATAAAGCAATGCGTTGTCAATCTCATATGCGCAAGCG GTAGAAATAAACGTGAGAAAGAAAATACAGCAACAAAATACGATATAAACACTGACAAAAACAAAGATAAACAGATGGATTGCGAACTTACACATTACGAATATCCTACACAG gtTGACGACTCGGTCAGCCCAACATCGTACGAAAGCCACAAAGAATCAGCCGCTAAGAAACACggagaaaagaaaaaagacaACAATAAAGAAA acaCACCTGCAGATTGTTGTCCGGTCCTATGGTATCGTTGTTTTCCTTCCCTTGCTGGTGACGACAATTCCACATTTTGGCAAAGATGGGGCACTCTTCGATTAAAGACATTCAAAATTGTCGAAAATAAATACTTCGAAGGAGTTGTACTCACAGTAATACTGCTAAGTAGTTTGGCTTTG GCCTTAGAAGACATAAACTTACCATATCGGCCGCTTCTTCGCGAAATTCTTTTTTACATGGATATTGTCTTCACCGTCATCTTCGTTATTGAGATGTTGATCAAATGGCTCGCACTTGGTTTCAAAGAATACTTCACCAGCGCTTGGTGTTGGCTAGACTTCATTATTGTTGTG TTATCGCTCATGAACCACGGCGCGGCGATAGCGGGTGTAGGCGACATCCCATTGTTCCGCTCGATGCGTACCTTAAGAGCTCTGCGTCCTCTCCGAGCAGTCTCCAGATGGGAAGGCATGCGT GTGGTAGTATACGCTCTGGTGAAAGCCATCCCTTCGATGTTCAGCGTGTTGCTCGTGTGTCTCTTCTTCTGGCTTATCTTCGCCATCATCGGAGTCCAGCTTTTCGCCGGAAAATTCTACAAG TGCGTCGATATGAATTACACGACATTTAGTCATGAATTCATACCAGATAGAAATGCTTGTGTATCAGAAAACTACTTATGGGAAAACTCACCGATGAATTTTGATCACATTGGTAATGCGTATTTATCCCTCTTCCAAGTGAGTACCTTCAAAGGTTGGATTCAGATCATGAACGACGCCATCGACTCCAGAGAG GTGGGAAAACAGCCAATAAGAGAGACTAACATTTACATGTATCTCTActtcgtattatttattatcatcgGCTCGTTTTTCACACGCGGTCTGTTGATCAGTGTGATTTTCAACAAATTcaaagaacaaaaacaaaaagccGGAGGTAGTCTTGATATGTTTATGACTGAAGATCAGAAGAAATACTATCACGCGATGAAAATGGGGTCGAAGTCTTTTAAAACTATTCCAAGACCAAAG TGGCGACTACAAGCTAAAGTATTCGACATAGTAACTAATAAGAAATTCGACATGACCATCATGATATTCATCGGGTTAAACATGATTGTTCTGATGTTTGAACACTACCAGCAGTCAGAGACGCTTAGCTTGATCCTCGACAATTTGAATATGAtattcatcataatatttacaatcgagtgcatactaaaaatatttgcctTACGGCATCATTATTTCCTTGATCGGTGGAATTTGTTTGATTTCGTCGTAGTGGTAACTTCTGTTCTCG GCTTGGTGTTGAGTGATATTAtagagaaatattttgtatcaccAACTCTTTTGAGAATAGTAAGACTAGCTAAAATCGGTCGAGTACTTCGACTCGTTAAAAGTTCAAAGGGTATCCGAACACTTTTACACACATTAGCGATGTCAATGCCTGCCCTATTCAACATATGTTTACTCCTGTTCCTGGTTATGTTTATCTACGCCATATTCGGCATGTCTTTCTTCATGCACGTGAAGAACCAGAGCGGAATCGATGACGTCTACAACTTCAAGACTTTCGGTCAAAGCATGATAATGCTTTTCCag ATATCTACCACTGCGGGCTGGGATGGTGTGTTACACGCAATAACAAATGAAGAAGACTGCGAATTGCCAGATAAGGAACGAGGCTCGCCAGGCAATTGTGGTTCTGAAGCCATTGGCATTACTTACTTGGTTTCTTACATCATCCTATCGTACTTTATCTTCATCAATATGTTTATTGCCGTTATTCTCGATAATTATTCTCAG GCCACAGAAGATGTGCAAGAAGGATTAACCGAGGATGATTACGATATGTTCTGTGAAACTTGGCAACGATTTAATCCGGACGGCAGTCAGTACATACGCTACGATCAGCTCTCCGACCTCCTTGATATGCTCGAGCCTCCGTTACGAATACCCAAGCCGAACAAAGATAAAATTGCATCTTTGGGGATCCCTATATGTAGGGGTGACATGATGTTCTGTTGCAATATCCTGGAAGCGCTCATAAAGGACTTCTTCGCACGAAAGGGGACAAAGATTGAGATGCCAGGAGACGCAGAAGCAAAGCGACCTGACTTTGCCAGATCAGTTTCTAAGTATGTTGACGAATAA
- the LOC115440067 gene encoding sodium channel protein para isoform X1: MQGSFPLELASTPLEDIDPFYHNQTAGQATWALLTMSQDLGSTGHDARSLFRPFTRESLATIEAQRADGHAKQKRKKKGLEGEVRDEGPQPDATLEQGLPLPVRMQGSFPLELASTPLEDIDSFYHNQRTFMVIDKRKYIYRFSATKALWLLGPFNPIRRAAINILFQPLFSLLIICTILVNCIFMILPLTPTIESTEILFTGIYTLEFVVKVVARGFILNQFTYLRDPWNWLDFILLILAYLTFGIDIENLAVLRALRVFRALKTVAIAPGLRTIADAVIKSIKNLHDVIILIIFSLSVFALIGLQLYMGVLTQKCIKIFPQDGTWGNLTDESWELFTQNETNWYEEDGIYPLCGNSTGAGICESGYVCLQGYGSNPNYGYTNFDTFSWAFLSAFQLMTQDYWENLYKLVLRATGPWHIFFFMVTIILGSFYLLNLILAIVVKSYDKLQKKAEEEKQAKKALMENNRSQTAAEVTEENAEDNEEQPTTCKNCCMKGIDFCCVWDCCWLWVKFQKCLGLLVFDPFFELFIILCLVLNTLFMALDHHDMDRDMERILRTGNYFFITIFGIEAVLKITAMSPKYYFREKWNIFDFTIVMLSLLELALEGVHGLSILRSLRLLRVFRLVKSWPTFNLVMSIVGKTTGALINLTFVLCIIIFIFAVMGMQLFGKNYVDNVDRFPEGDLPRWNFTDFMHSFMMVFRVLCGEWIESMWDCMLVGDITCVPFFVAAVVITNLVLLNLFLALLLSNFSLSAPIADQNTSKLAEAFNRISNFILWIKQCVVNLICASGRNKREKENTATKYDINTDKNKDKQMDCELTHYEYPTQVDDSVSPTSYESHKESAAKKHGEKKKDNNKENTPADCCPVLWYRCFPSLAGDDNSTFWQRWGTLRLKTFKIVENKYFEGVVLTVILLSSLALALEDINLPYRPLLREILFYMDIVFTVIFVIEMLIKWLALGFKEYFTSAWCWLDFIIVVLSLMNHGAAIAGVGDIPLFRSMRTLRALRPLRAVSRWEGMRVVVYALVKAIPSMFSVLLVCLFFWLIFAIIGVQLFAGKFYKCVDMNYTTFSHEFIPDRNACVSENYLWENSPMNFDHIGNAYLSLFQVSTFKGWIQIMNDAIDSREVGKQPIRETNIYMYLYFVLFIIIGSFFTRGLLISVIFNKFKEQKQKAGGSLDMFMTEDQKKYYHAMKMGSKSFKTIPRPKWRLQAKVFDIVTNKKFDMTIMIFIGLNMIVLMFEHYQQSETLSLILDNLNMIFIIIFTIECILKIFALRHHYFLDRWNLFDFVVVVTSVLGLVLSDIIEKYFVSPTLLRIVRLAKIGRVLRLVKSSKGIRTLLHTLAMSMPALFNICLLLFLVMFIYAIFGMSFFMHVKNQSGIDDVYNFKTFGQSMIMLFQISTTAGWDGVLHAITNEEDCELPDKERGSPGNCGSEAIGITYLVSYIILSYFIFINMFIAVILDNYSQATEDVQEGLTEDDYDMFCETWQRFNPDGSQYIRYDQLSDLLDMLEPPLRIPKPNKDKIASLGIPICRGDMMFCCNILEALIKDFFARKGTKIEMPGDAEAKRPDFARSVSKYVDE; encoded by the exons ATGCAAGGCTCCTTCCCGCTGGAGCTCGCCTCCACACCCCTCGAGGACATAGACCCTTTCTATCATAACCAGACa GCAGGTCAGGCGACTTGGGCGCTATTGACAATGTCTCAGGACTTGGGCTCAACCGGGCACGATGCACGAAGCTTGTTCCGGCCCTTCACACGAGAGTCTTTGGCTACCATCGAAGCTCAAAGAGCTGACGGTCATGCCAAACAAAAACGCAAGAAAAAAGGACTTGAAGGCGAA gtacgtGACGAGGGCCCTCAGCCGGACGCGACTCTCGAGCAGGGTCTCCCTCTGCCGGTTCGAATGCAAGGCTCCTTCCCGCTGGAGCTCGCCTCCACACCCCTCGAGGACATAGACTCTTTCTATCATAACCAGAGG acTTTCATGGTTATAGACAAGCGTAAATATATCTACAGATTTTCGGCAACCAAAGCTCTGTGGCTATTAGGCCCATTCAACCCGATTAGAAGAGCCgcgataaacattttattccaacctttgttttcattattgaTTATTTGCACAATATTAGTCAACTGCATTTTTATGATATTGCCTTTGACACCGACTATCGAAAGTACGGA AATTCTCTTCACCGGGATCTACACTTTAGAATTCGTGGTGAAAGTAGTAGCCAGGGGTTTCATACTCAATCAATTCACGTACCTCAGAGATCCATGGAATTGGCTCGACTTCATCTTATTAATTCTGGC TTATTTAACGTTCGGCATAGATATCGAGAACTTAGCCGTGCTCCGAGCGCTAAGAGTATTCCGAGCCTTGAAGACTGTTGCCATAGCACCag GTTTGAGGACCATTGCTGATGccgtaataaaatcaataaaaaatctacacGATGTGATCATTCTTATAATCTTTTCGCTATCTGTGTTCGCACTGATAGGCCTACAATTGTATATGGGGGTACTGACCCAGAAATGCATCAAAATCTTCCCTCAGGATGGCACCTGGGGTAACCTAACTGATGAAAGCTGGGAACTGTTCACACAGAATGAAA CGAACTGGTATGAAGAAGATGGCATATATCCTTTATGTGGGAATTCAACAGGTGCAGG CATATGTGAATCGGGATATGTCTGCCTTCAAGGATACGGTTCAAACCCTAACTACGGATACACGAATTTTGATACATTCAGTTGGGCATTCCTGTCAGCTTTCCAATTAATGACGCAGGATTACTGGGAGAACCTTTACAAATTG GTACTTAGGGCTACGGGGCCATGGCACATCTTTTTCTTCATGGTGACAATCATATTAGGATCATTTTATCTCTTAAACTTAATACTAGCCATTGTCGTTAAGTCATACGACAAGTTGCAAAAGAAAGCCGAAGAAGAGAAACAGGCGAAGAAAGCTCTTATG GAAAATAACAGATCTCAAACTGCGGCAGAGGTGACCGAAGAAAATG CGGAAGATAACGAAGAACAGCCAACTACGTGCAAGAATTGTTGTATGAAAGGAATAGACTTCTGTTGTGTATGGGACTGCTGCTGGTTGTGGGTCAAATTCCAAAAGTGCCTTGGTTTGTTGGTATTCGATCCGTTCTTCGAACTCTTTATCATTTTGTGTCTCGTCTTGAACACTTTATTCATGGCTTTGGACCATCACGACATGGACAGAGATATGGAGAGGATACTCAGAACTGGTAACTAT TtcttcattacaatatttggtATCGAAGCGGTGCTCAAGATAACAGCTATGagtccaaaatattatttccgaGAAAAATGGAACATTTTTGACTTTACAATCGTAATGTTATCGCTTTTGGAGTTAGCTTTGGAAGGTGTTCATGGATTGTCAATATTACGTTCCCTGCGTTTG ctTCGAGTCTTCAGATTAGTAAAATCATGGCCGACATTCAATTTAGTCATGTCTATAGTGGGTAAGACTACGGGCGCCTTAATTAACCTGACATTTGTATTATGCATCATTATCTTCATATTTGCCGTGATGGGTATGCAACTGTTCGGGAAAAATTACGTAG ACAACGTCGACCGGTTTCCGGAGGGAGACTTACCAAGATGGAATTTCACGGACTTCATGCACAGTTTCATGATGGTGTTCAGAGTACTCTGCGGAGAATGGATTGAGAGTATGTGGGATTGTATGCTGGTTGGAGATATAACCTGTGTACCGTTCTTCGTAGCTGCCGTCGTTATTACCAACCTCGTG CTCTTAAACCTTTTCTTGGCGTTGCTGCTCTCTAACTTCAGTCTATCAGCCCCCATTGCTGACCAGAATACGAGTAAATTGGCCGAAGCCTTTAATCGGATTTCAAATTTCATACTTTGGATAAAGCAATGCGTTGTCAATCTCATATGCGCAAGCG GTAGAAATAAACGTGAGAAAGAAAATACAGCAACAAAATACGATATAAACACTGACAAAAACAAAGATAAACAGATGGATTGCGAACTTACACATTACGAATATCCTACACAG gtTGACGACTCGGTCAGCCCAACATCGTACGAAAGCCACAAAGAATCAGCCGCTAAGAAACACggagaaaagaaaaaagacaACAATAAAGAAA acaCACCTGCAGATTGTTGTCCGGTCCTATGGTATCGTTGTTTTCCTTCCCTTGCTGGTGACGACAATTCCACATTTTGGCAAAGATGGGGCACTCTTCGATTAAAGACATTCAAAATTGTCGAAAATAAATACTTCGAAGGAGTTGTACTCACAGTAATACTGCTAAGTAGTTTGGCTTTG GCCTTAGAAGACATAAACTTACCATATCGGCCGCTTCTTCGCGAAATTCTTTTTTACATGGATATTGTCTTCACCGTCATCTTCGTTATTGAGATGTTGATCAAATGGCTCGCACTTGGTTTCAAAGAATACTTCACCAGCGCTTGGTGTTGGCTAGACTTCATTATTGTTGTG TTATCGCTCATGAACCACGGCGCGGCGATAGCGGGTGTAGGCGACATCCCATTGTTCCGCTCGATGCGTACCTTAAGAGCTCTGCGTCCTCTCCGAGCAGTCTCCAGATGGGAAGGCATGCGT GTGGTAGTATACGCTCTGGTGAAAGCCATCCCTTCGATGTTCAGCGTGTTGCTCGTGTGTCTCTTCTTCTGGCTTATCTTCGCCATCATCGGAGTCCAGCTTTTCGCCGGAAAATTCTACAAG TGCGTCGATATGAATTACACGACATTTAGTCATGAATTCATACCAGATAGAAATGCTTGTGTATCAGAAAACTACTTATGGGAAAACTCACCGATGAATTTTGATCACATTGGTAATGCGTATTTATCCCTCTTCCAAGTGAGTACCTTCAAAGGTTGGATTCAGATCATGAACGACGCCATCGACTCCAGAGAG GTGGGAAAACAGCCAATAAGAGAGACTAACATTTACATGTATCTCTActtcgtattatttattatcatcgGCTCGTTTTTCACACGCGGTCTGTTGATCAGTGTGATTTTCAACAAATTcaaagaacaaaaacaaaaagccGGAGGTAGTCTTGATATGTTTATGACTGAAGATCAGAAGAAATACTATCACGCGATGAAAATGGGGTCGAAGTCTTTTAAAACTATTCCAAGACCAAAG TGGCGACTACAAGCTAAAGTATTCGACATAGTAACTAATAAGAAATTCGACATGACCATCATGATATTCATCGGGTTAAACATGATTGTTCTGATGTTTGAACACTACCAGCAGTCAGAGACGCTTAGCTTGATCCTCGACAATTTGAATATGAtattcatcataatatttacaatcgagtgcatactaaaaatatttgcctTACGGCATCATTATTTCCTTGATCGGTGGAATTTGTTTGATTTCGTCGTAGTGGTAACTTCTGTTCTCG GCTTGGTGTTGAGTGATATTAtagagaaatattttgtatcaccAACTCTTTTGAGAATAGTAAGACTAGCTAAAATCGGTCGAGTACTTCGACTCGTTAAAAGTTCAAAGGGTATCCGAACACTTTTACACACATTAGCGATGTCAATGCCTGCCCTATTCAACATATGTTTACTCCTGTTCCTGGTTATGTTTATCTACGCCATATTCGGCATGTCTTTCTTCATGCACGTGAAGAACCAGAGCGGAATCGATGACGTCTACAACTTCAAGACTTTCGGTCAAAGCATGATAATGCTTTTCCag ATATCTACCACTGCGGGCTGGGATGGTGTGTTACACGCAATAACAAATGAAGAAGACTGCGAATTGCCAGATAAGGAACGAGGCTCGCCAGGCAATTGTGGTTCTGAAGCCATTGGCATTACTTACTTGGTTTCTTACATCATCCTATCGTACTTTATCTTCATCAATATGTTTATTGCCGTTATTCTCGATAATTATTCTCAG GCCACAGAAGATGTGCAAGAAGGATTAACCGAGGATGATTACGATATGTTCTGTGAAACTTGGCAACGATTTAATCCGGACGGCAGTCAGTACATACGCTACGATCAGCTCTCCGACCTCCTTGATATGCTCGAGCCTCCGTTACGAATACCCAAGCCGAACAAAGATAAAATTGCATCTTTGGGGATCCCTATATGTAGGGGTGACATGATGTTCTGTTGCAATATCCTGGAAGCGCTCATAAAGGACTTCTTCGCACGAAAGGGGACAAAGATTGAGATGCCAGGAGACGCAGAAGCAAAGCGACCTGACTTTGCCAGATCAGTTTCTAAGTATGTTGACGAATAA